One Picrophilus oshimae DSM 9789 genomic region harbors:
- a CDS encoding MMPL family transporter has translation MHAMKRYKTIIAWIIIIVILAPFSMFFFHDISYNVAASIIKKNSMAYRENELYLKEFGKSQDPSIIVINNNFSMYSLNDSRACIEYNNYIKNHFNGSVDDIYTVESEILYSYSKRILNYGNEICSLVIGINKNYTSISSNVSRAVNDLLNGNVNASIFYIKNITKRIKFTEINISLAIDTIKDLLTNKNIKNENITDLISYIITALELSKFQNNISIKNVTAFINDAVKYGNNKYSARIITENFIVNSTENYSNPLFKVNDRSYKEYIKCLLDNENVSYVVSSKYGIMYNYPFIMYPVIPSNYYMERFTGNNTSLIIINVKNANSKTINEISKDTSRYIKNYYLSGNIVADYQIGNETIHGAEISLFIGIVLAIIISIIFFGSVKAGILPVTVFGISAITASGIDGILYKYIFKSTISFITPTLLLVLILGISSDYTVYFIYRYRENISDDPVLYAKKYAGRAIMISGLTIFISYIVLWLSGIPLFSDDGLANAIGALSTLLVINTFLVSFIKNFHGKIFNKKAKNYRVSKRVSNFAIKHKKAVIAVFIVVTMASGYFYYTTPTGMGIFSLIPDSSAFKAVHDVNDHFQYDVFYPTCVIIKLRSPIIENNGYNLSEYNYIKNVEGKLYNKRYVSAIFGVGYTFGKPVNETQISDYYYKENMDYIGKNSSYVLVKIYMKNLPWSKKSIDYDKSIGKYINGSYYIGGLGEYLENSYTFTESSFYNIIPMLIIVIYIILFILLYSALTPLRLIIIVISSIVSSLSITYYIFKYLMNLPVIIFLPIFVSITLLAVGLDYDIFMVTRVIENIDKKIDQDNAIKAAISDNGSVIMVLGLLLFTTFISLYLSGIAMIEEIGLGISLGVLIDTFVAWFFFVPAIMSLMNRYNWWPSKRT, from the coding sequence ATGCATGCAATGAAAAGATATAAAACAATAATTGCATGGATAATAATAATAGTAATTCTGGCACCGTTTTCCATGTTCTTTTTCCATGATATATCATATAACGTTGCTGCTTCGATAATAAAAAAGAATTCAATGGCATACAGGGAAAACGAGCTATACTTAAAGGAGTTTGGGAAAAGCCAGGATCCATCAATAATAGTTATAAACAATAATTTTTCAATGTATTCATTAAATGATTCCAGGGCATGCATTGAATATAATAATTATATTAAGAACCACTTCAACGGTTCTGTGGATGATATATATACAGTTGAGAGTGAGATTTTATATTCATATTCAAAGAGGATTTTAAATTATGGCAATGAGATATGCAGTCTTGTAATTGGCATAAACAAAAATTATACATCAATTTCCAGTAATGTTTCCAGGGCTGTAAACGATCTTTTAAATGGCAATGTAAATGCATCAATTTTTTATATAAAAAATATAACAAAGAGGATTAAATTCACGGAAATTAATATAAGCCTTGCAATAGATACAATAAAAGATCTTTTAACAAATAAAAACATTAAAAATGAAAATATAACAGATTTAATATCGTACATTATTACCGCATTAGAGTTGTCAAAATTTCAGAATAATATTAGTATAAAAAATGTAACAGCCTTTATTAACGATGCTGTTAAATATGGTAATAATAAATACAGTGCAAGGATAATTACCGAAAATTTTATAGTGAACAGCACAGAGAACTATTCAAATCCACTTTTTAAGGTTAATGATAGATCATATAAAGAATATATTAAATGCCTTCTTGATAATGAAAATGTAAGCTATGTTGTTTCATCAAAATATGGAATAATGTACAATTATCCATTTATTATGTACCCTGTCATTCCATCAAATTATTACATGGAAAGATTCACCGGAAACAACACCTCGCTTATAATAATAAATGTAAAAAATGCAAATAGCAAAACAATAAATGAGATATCAAAAGATACGTCAAGGTACATAAAAAATTATTATCTTTCAGGGAACATAGTGGCAGATTATCAGATAGGTAATGAAACAATACATGGCGCGGAGATCTCGCTTTTTATAGGCATAGTTCTTGCCATTATTATTTCAATAATATTCTTTGGATCCGTTAAAGCAGGCATATTACCGGTAACGGTTTTTGGAATTTCGGCAATAACTGCATCAGGTATTGATGGCATATTATACAAATATATATTTAAATCAACAATATCATTTATAACACCAACGCTGCTTCTGGTACTTATACTTGGAATATCATCAGATTACACAGTCTATTTTATTTACAGGTACAGGGAGAATATATCAGATGATCCTGTATTATACGCAAAAAAATATGCTGGAAGGGCAATAATGATCTCCGGCCTGACCATTTTTATATCATATATTGTTCTCTGGCTCTCAGGAATTCCATTATTTAGTGATGATGGACTTGCAAACGCCATAGGTGCATTGTCAACACTGCTTGTTATAAACACTTTTTTGGTCTCTTTTATTAAAAACTTCCATGGAAAGATTTTTAATAAAAAGGCAAAAAATTACAGGGTATCAAAAAGGGTTTCCAATTTTGCCATAAAGCATAAAAAGGCAGTTATAGCAGTATTTATAGTTGTAACAATGGCCTCAGGGTATTTTTATTATACAACACCAACCGGCATGGGCATATTTTCACTAATACCGGATAGCAGCGCCTTCAAGGCAGTGCATGATGTTAATGACCATTTTCAATACGATGTATTTTATCCAACATGTGTTATAATAAAATTAAGATCGCCAATAATAGAAAATAATGGATATAATTTAAGCGAGTATAATTATATAAAGAATGTTGAGGGAAAGCTTTATAATAAAAGATACGTGTCAGCCATCTTTGGCGTTGGCTATACCTTTGGAAAACCTGTAAATGAAACACAGATATCAGATTATTATTACAAAGAAAACATGGATTACATAGGTAAAAATTCAAGCTATGTGCTTGTAAAAATCTATATGAAAAATCTGCCCTGGAGCAAAAAATCCATAGATTATGATAAAAGCATTGGAAAATACATAAATGGCAGCTATTACATAGGCGGCCTGGGAGAATACCTTGAAAATTCTTACACATTTACTGAATCATCTTTTTATAATATAATACCAATGCTGATAATTGTTATATATATTATATTATTTATTCTTCTTTATTCGGCATTAACACCATTGAGACTGATAATAATTGTAATCTCGTCAATAGTAAGCTCGCTTTCAATTACATATTATATATTTAAATATTTGATGAATCTGCCAGTTATAATATTCCTGCCAATCTTTGTTTCAATAACATTACTTGCGGTTGGCCTTGATTATGATATATTCATGGTAACCAGGGTTATAGAAAACATTGATAAGAAGATTGACCAGGATAATGCAATAAAGGCTGCAATATCAGATAACGGCAGCGTTATAATGGTTCTTGGTTTATTGCTTTTTACAACCTTTATATCATTATACCTGAGCGGCATAGCAATGATAGAGGAGATAGGCCTTGGTATATCCCTTGGTGTTTTAATAGATACATTCGTGGCATGGTTCTTCTTCGTGCCTGCCATTATGTCGTTAATGAACAGATACAACTGGTGGCCATCAAAAAGGACTTAA
- a CDS encoding DUF2004 domain-containing protein, which yields MSRGLEISFQLNDNDEKIVFALANITGNDFLIKDKSLKWLIFHVTLGEHKFYKILYSGKKINDLHPGLKEGIRKEFDDLSKLEYNELMNKYNEMSQNKDFIDVKNIKEVTEEYDLWQDPLWNYI from the coding sequence ATGTCCAGGGGTCTGGAGATCTCATTTCAGCTCAATGATAACGATGAAAAGATTGTTTTTGCCCTTGCAAATATAACTGGCAATGATTTTTTAATTAAGGATAAATCATTAAAATGGTTAATATTTCATGTAACCCTTGGCGAGCATAAATTTTATAAGATACTTTACAGCGGCAAAAAAATCAATGATCTCCATCCAGGACTAAAGGAAGGGATAAGAAAGGAGTTTGATGATCTATCAAAACTTGAATATAATGAATTGATGAACAAATATAATGAAATGTCACAAAATAAGGATTTTATCGATGTAAAAAATATTAAGGAGGTAACAGAGGAGTACGATTTATGGCAGGATCCATTATGGAACTACATATGA
- a CDS encoding glycerophosphodiester phosphodiesterase: MHFIDSKDFFIIAHRGSSRFTENTISAFNDAVSAGVDAVELDVQLTKDSVPVIFHDLDAKRLANVDRKIYNMSARDIKSLSLPGNERVPTLIEVLENFKGMNIFLELKFRDDVGEKRIKDTVSRVHSIINARNAINRIVIISFNHDAIELFKKMDKNARVGYLFYRPDKIINDDKIKIDVLLPFYELVDNEFMKNYSKYKIIPWTVNDMDEFNRLKNLGVSGIISDKAIDFLSYVVP; this comes from the coding sequence ATGCATTTTATAGATTCAAAGGATTTTTTTATAATAGCCCACAGGGGTTCGTCAAGATTTACGGAAAATACCATCTCAGCATTTAATGATGCCGTTTCCGCTGGTGTTGATGCAGTTGAGCTTGACGTTCAATTAACAAAGGATAGTGTGCCAGTTATCTTCCATGACCTTGATGCAAAAAGGCTTGCAAATGTGGATAGAAAGATATATAACATGAGCGCCAGGGATATTAAATCATTGAGCCTCCCTGGAAACGAAAGGGTGCCAACATTAATAGAGGTTCTTGAGAATTTTAAGGGCATGAATATATTTCTGGAACTAAAATTTAGGGATGATGTTGGTGAGAAGAGAATAAAGGATACTGTTTCAAGGGTTCATTCAATAATAAATGCCAGGAATGCAATAAATAGAATTGTTATAATATCATTTAACCATGATGCAATAGAGCTCTTTAAGAAAATGGATAAAAATGCAAGGGTTGGATACCTGTTTTACAGGCCAGATAAAATTATAAATGATGATAAGATTAAAATTGATGTCCTGCTGCCATTCTACGAGCTTGTTGATAATGAATTCATGAAAAATTATTCAAAATATAAGATTATACCATGGACTGTAAACGATATGGATGAATTTAACAGGCTGAAAAATCTTGGTGTTTCTGGAATAATATCGGACAAAGCCATAGACTTTTTATCATATGTAGTTCCATAA